Proteins from one Prevotella sp. E2-28 genomic window:
- a CDS encoding GntR family transcriptional regulator produces MIFNSDKPIFLQMADRLCDEILADKYKDDDRIPSVREYAVLLEVNTNTAVKAYDELARANIIYNKRGLGYFVTKGAKKQILKERKQMFMKEQLPELFRQMKLLGITLEDVKDAYDLQQS; encoded by the coding sequence ATGATATTTAATTCAGATAAACCGATATTCTTGCAGATGGCCGATAGGCTGTGTGACGAGATACTGGCCGACAAGTACAAGGACGACGACCGCATTCCATCGGTGCGAGAGTATGCCGTGCTGCTGGAGGTGAACACCAACACCGCCGTAAAGGCCTACGATGAACTGGCTCGCGCGAACATTATATATAATAAAAGGGGACTGGGCTACTTCGTGACTAAAGGCGCGAAGAAACAAATCCTGAAAGAGCGCAAGCAAATGTTCATGAAAGAACAGCTTCCCGAACTCTTCCGACAGATGAAATTACTGGGTATTACGTTAGAAGATGTTAAAGATGCGTATGATTTGCAACAATCATAG
- a CDS encoding ABC transporter permease: protein MRLDLDTYREILDTLTRNKSRSFLTGFGVFWGVFMLVTLIGGGQGLKELLNQNFEGFATNSAMVWAQPTTKAYKGFRKGRMWNMEYKDVQRLKSRIPELDVVSPVLFSNGGTAYLGDRKTTVSINGVQEDYQRVSEPKMRYGRYLNDMDVAQRRKVCVIQKKTYKDLFPGGGDPCGSFIRVDSVYYQIVGVDYSSAEGISFGGESGTTMLLPITLMQQTYNMGQSVHMIAVTGKKGVVMSAVADRIRETIARAHTIDPEDEQGVMVFNTEVLFQLLDSLFKGVNFLIWLVGLGTLLAGAIGVSNIMMVTVRERTIEIGIRRAIGATPKMVLSQIISESIVLTMVAGMSGILFAVMILQMLELANTEDGILAAHFQVGFWTAIFAALAIAVMGVLAGLAPAARAMSIKPVDAMRDE from the coding sequence ATGAGATTAGACTTAGATACATATAGAGAGATTCTTGACACGCTGACGCGTAACAAGAGCCGTTCGTTCCTGACAGGCTTTGGCGTGTTCTGGGGGGTCTTCATGCTTGTGACGCTGATTGGCGGCGGACAGGGACTGAAGGAACTGCTGAACCAGAACTTCGAGGGCTTTGCCACAAACAGCGCAATGGTATGGGCACAACCCACGACAAAGGCCTATAAAGGTTTCAGAAAAGGCCGTATGTGGAATATGGAGTATAAGGACGTGCAGCGTCTGAAGAGTCGCATCCCGGAGCTCGATGTGGTGAGTCCGGTGCTTTTTTCGAATGGCGGAACGGCCTATTTGGGCGACCGTAAGACCACTGTCAGTATCAACGGTGTACAGGAAGACTATCAGCGGGTGAGTGAACCTAAGATGCGCTATGGGCGCTATCTTAACGATATGGACGTGGCGCAGCGCCGTAAGGTGTGTGTCATTCAGAAAAAGACCTATAAGGACCTCTTCCCTGGCGGTGGCGACCCCTGTGGCAGTTTTATACGTGTAGATTCCGTCTATTACCAGATAGTAGGTGTTGACTATAGCTCTGCCGAAGGTATTAGTTTCGGTGGCGAATCGGGCACCACGATGCTCCTGCCTATCACACTGATGCAACAGACCTATAACATGGGACAGAGTGTCCACATGATTGCCGTGACGGGTAAGAAAGGTGTGGTCATGTCTGCTGTCGCGGATCGTATTCGCGAGACGATAGCGCGTGCCCATACGATAGACCCGGAAGACGAACAGGGCGTGATGGTATTCAACACTGAGGTGCTGTTCCAGCTGTTGGACAGCCTGTTTAAGGGTGTCAACTTCCTGATCTGGCTCGTTGGACTCGGCACTTTGTTGGCCGGTGCCATCGGTGTGTCGAATATCATGATGGTCACGGTGCGCGAACGAACCATTGAGATAGGCATCCGCCGTGCTATCGGTGCTACGCCAAAGATGGTCCTCTCGCAAATTATCTCTGAGAGTATCGTGCTGACAATGGTGGCGGGTATGAGCGGCATCCTCTTTGCCGTGATGATCCTGCAGATGCTGGAGCTGGCAAATACAGAAGACGGTATCCTGGCCGCTCATTTCCAGGTGGGCTTCTGGACAGCAATCTTCGCGGCCCTCGCCATTGCTGTGATGGGCGTGCTGGCCGGACTGGCGCCTGCTGCACGTGCTATGAGCATCAAGCCTGTAGATGCAATGAGAGACGAGTAA
- a CDS encoding ATP-binding cassette domain-containing protein — protein sequence MINVNNINFKYAGQKRLVFDNFSLTLEENQIYGLLGKNGTGKSTLLYLLSGLLRPTAGTVCCDGVATYKRQAGMLSRIFLVTEEFELPAIHLSEYVKLYKPFYPQFSDEILKGCLADFNLPEDVHLGKLSMGQRKKAYIAFAMATNTQYLLMDEPTNGLDIPSKSQFRKVIAQHMTDNRTVIISTHQVHDVEQLLDHVLILDQRSVLLNASMQEIEEQYVFEYRTPQQMDADVLYAEPTLQGNAVVARRKEGDAETQVNLELLFNCITQAKI from the coding sequence ATGATCAACGTAAACAACATTAACTTTAAGTATGCCGGACAGAAGCGTCTGGTGTTTGACAATTTCAGTTTGACGCTGGAAGAGAACCAAATCTATGGTCTGCTGGGAAAAAACGGTACAGGCAAGTCAACCTTGCTCTATCTGCTCTCTGGCCTGTTGCGCCCCACGGCGGGAACTGTGTGTTGCGATGGTGTTGCCACCTACAAGCGCCAGGCCGGTATGTTGAGCCGTATCTTCCTTGTTACCGAGGAGTTTGAGCTCCCGGCAATCCATCTTTCTGAGTATGTGAAACTCTACAAGCCTTTCTATCCCCAATTCTCTGACGAGATATTAAAAGGCTGTCTGGCCGACTTTAATTTGCCAGAGGATGTGCATCTGGGAAAACTCTCTATGGGTCAGCGCAAGAAGGCTTACATTGCCTTTGCAATGGCCACCAACACGCAGTATCTGTTGATGGACGAGCCAACGAATGGTTTGGATATCCCCTCTAAGTCGCAGTTCCGTAAGGTCATTGCACAGCACATGACAGACAACCGCACCGTGATTATCTCTACCCATCAGGTACATGATGTGGAACAGTTGCTCGACCATGTTCTGATTCTCGACCAGCGCAGCGTGCTGCTGAATGCCTCGATGCAGGAGATAGAAGAGCAGTATGTCTTTGAATATCGCACCCCCCAGCAGATGGATGCCGATGTGCTCTATGCCGAACCCACGCTCCAGGGCAATGCCGTTGTTGCCAGACGTAAGGAGGGAGATGCCGAGACGCAGGTCAACCTTGAACTATTGTTTAACTGTATTACCCAAGCAAAGATTTAA
- a CDS encoding ABC transporter ATP-binding protein has protein sequence MEIFRWLWKVLQGNRLQAILNAFIGLLGVGLGLSSVWAMQRAIDIASGSLEGSLLMAVVVMAALILGEFAVGISRVWIRNILGVKAQNRMQQRVLARLLRSEWRGREAMHSGDIINRLEQDVKTVVTFLTETLPSTLSTVAMFLGAFVYLLQMDTWLAVTTVAILPVFILVSRIYIAYMRRYNRKVRDTDSLIQNLLTETMQHRMLVKTMEADAQMLDRLDDTQQTLRQWVRKRTLFSVASNFFLNLGFAIGFLVAFLWGALRLHGGTLTFGGMTAFLQLVNRIQGPARDLAKLVPAFVSVFTAAERLMELEDIPEEQQGEPRMIPAPCGILFDHVTFNYGAPGQQPALSDFSADFKPATCTAIMGETGAGKTTLIRLLLALVKPQEGEISIYSLECRDESVEFAAAPNEVSAAVANSTLYTVNSSLSPLHRCNFVYVPQGNTLLSGTLRENLQLGNPLATDQQMHEALKMACADFAEKLPEGLDTRFSEQGGGLSEGQAQRIAIARALLRPGSILLLDEATSALDVETEKKVLENILSDHRRTVIFVTHRPAVVEYCSQVITISQH, from the coding sequence ATGGAAATATTCCGGTGGCTGTGGAAGGTGCTGCAAGGCAATCGCTTGCAGGCCATCCTTAATGCGTTTATAGGGTTGCTTGGCGTTGGCTTGGGACTTTCTTCCGTGTGGGCCATGCAGCGTGCTATTGATATTGCCTCTGGTTCGCTCGAAGGTTCGCTTCTCATGGCCGTGGTGGTCATGGCAGCCCTTATCCTGGGCGAGTTTGCCGTGGGCATCTCCCGTGTGTGGATCAGGAATATCCTTGGTGTGAAAGCACAGAACCGTATGCAGCAGCGTGTCTTGGCACGGCTGCTCCGTTCGGAATGGCGAGGCCGCGAGGCCATGCATAGTGGCGACATCATCAATCGCTTGGAGCAAGATGTTAAGACGGTGGTCACTTTCCTCACGGAGACGCTGCCCTCTACGCTCAGTACGGTGGCCATGTTCCTGGGTGCTTTTGTCTATCTGCTTCAGATGGATACGTGGCTGGCAGTCACAACGGTGGCCATTCTGCCCGTATTTATCCTGGTGAGCCGCATCTACATAGCTTATATGCGCCGGTATAACAGGAAGGTGCGCGACACGGATAGCCTGATTCAGAATCTGCTTACGGAAACGATGCAGCACCGTATGCTGGTGAAGACCATGGAGGCCGATGCGCAGATGCTCGACAGGCTGGACGACACCCAGCAGACGTTGCGGCAGTGGGTGCGTAAGCGCACGCTATTCTCTGTGGCCAGCAACTTCTTCCTGAACTTGGGCTTCGCTATAGGATTCCTGGTGGCATTCCTCTGGGGAGCCCTGCGCCTGCATGGCGGCACGCTGACTTTCGGTGGCATGACGGCTTTCCTGCAACTGGTGAATCGCATCCAGGGGCCTGCCCGCGACCTGGCTAAGCTGGTGCCTGCTTTCGTCAGCGTCTTTACTGCTGCAGAGCGACTCATGGAGCTGGAGGATATCCCAGAGGAGCAGCAGGGCGAACCCCGTATGATTCCGGCTCCTTGTGGCATCCTGTTCGACCATGTTACTTTCAACTACGGTGCTCCCGGTCAGCAGCCAGCCCTGAGCGACTTCTCTGCAGATTTCAAACCCGCCACCTGTACAGCCATCATGGGCGAGACAGGTGCAGGCAAGACAACCCTGATTCGATTGCTCCTGGCACTGGTAAAGCCGCAGGAAGGAGAAATCTCAATTTATAGTTTAGAGTGTAGAGATGAGAGTGTAGAGTTTGCTGCCGCTCCCAATGAAGTCTCTGCTGCGGTAGCAAACTCTACACTCTACACTGTCAACTCTTCTCTCTCTCCCCTCCATCGTTGCAACTTCGTTTATGTGCCCCAGGGGAATACGCTGCTCAGCGGCACCCTGCGCGAGAACCTGCAACTGGGAAATCCTCTGGCCACAGACCAGCAGATGCACGAGGCTTTGAAAATGGCTTGTGCCGATTTTGCAGAGAAACTCCCGGAAGGCCTTGATACCCGTTTCTCCGAGCAGGGGGGCGGATTGAGCGAAGGCCAGGCCCAGCGTATTGCCATTGCCCGTGCGCTGCTTCGTCCGGGTAGTATCTTGCTGCTGGATGAGGCTACCAGTGCCCTTGATGTGGAGACAGAGAAGAAGGTGCTGGAAAATATCCTCAGCGACCATCGACGCACCGTTATCTTCGTCACTCACCGTCCTGCTGTCGTGGAGTATTGCAGTCAGGTCATTACGATAAGCCAACATTGA
- a CDS encoding ABC transporter permease — translation MELLNEIWQTARRNKLRTGLTGFAVAWGIFMLIVLLGAGNGLINANLKQSDRFLSSSMVVFGGETSMAYQGLKENRDIRLHQRDIEITDEEFKKVVDEVGAQYRTTAMVSNGQQYLTGQIAGVYPNHIKIDKVEMLQGRFINSIDVNESRKVLAISDKQAKELKTQVGKFVKVGNFAFKVVGIYKEQENGRADMFSAYSTIKRIYGAKTDDAGRIEFTFHGLETETENEAFEKEYRQRINTAHQAHPDDENAIWLWNRYTQNLQMQKGIGIIRTALWIVGLFTLLSGIVGVSNIMLITVKERTHEFGIRKAIGAKPWSILKLIIIESIIITTIFGYIGMILGIAANEYMDATLGHTKVDAGLFKATMFLDPTVGLDVCFEATMVMIIAGTIAGLIPAYKASRIRPIEALRAD, via the coding sequence ATGGAATTATTGAATGAAATATGGCAGACCGCGCGGCGTAATAAGTTGCGCACGGGGCTCACTGGCTTCGCTGTGGCGTGGGGCATCTTTATGCTCATCGTGCTGCTGGGAGCCGGCAACGGTCTCATCAATGCCAACCTGAAACAGAGTGACCGCTTCCTGAGCAGTTCGATGGTGGTCTTTGGCGGCGAGACCTCAATGGCCTATCAAGGACTGAAGGAGAACCGTGACATCCGCTTGCACCAGCGCGACATTGAGATTACCGACGAGGAATTCAAAAAAGTGGTCGATGAGGTGGGTGCCCAATATCGCACCACTGCCATGGTGAGCAACGGGCAGCAGTATCTCACCGGTCAGATTGCCGGCGTTTATCCCAACCATATCAAGATTGACAAGGTGGAGATGCTACAGGGCCGTTTTATCAACAGTATTGATGTGAATGAGAGCCGTAAGGTGCTGGCCATCAGCGACAAGCAGGCCAAGGAACTGAAAACGCAAGTGGGCAAATTCGTCAAGGTGGGTAACTTCGCCTTCAAGGTTGTGGGTATCTACAAAGAGCAGGAGAACGGTCGTGCCGATATGTTTTCAGCCTACAGCACCATCAAGCGTATCTATGGCGCTAAGACGGATGATGCCGGGCGTATAGAGTTCACCTTTCATGGACTGGAGACGGAAACCGAGAACGAGGCCTTTGAAAAGGAGTATCGCCAGCGTATCAATACGGCACACCAGGCTCACCCCGACGATGAGAATGCCATCTGGCTGTGGAACCGCTATACGCAGAACCTGCAGATGCAGAAGGGTATTGGAATTATCCGTACGGCCCTGTGGATAGTAGGACTCTTCACATTGCTGAGTGGTATCGTGGGTGTCAGCAATATCATGCTGATTACGGTGAAAGAGCGTACCCATGAGTTTGGCATACGCAAGGCCATTGGCGCCAAGCCCTGGAGCATTCTGAAGCTCATCATCATCGAGAGTATTATCATCACTACCATCTTTGGCTATATTGGAATGATTCTGGGCATTGCCGCTAATGAGTATATGGATGCCACGCTGGGACATACAAAAGTGGATGCAGGCTTGTTTAAGGCCACGATGTTCCTCGACCCCACAGTAGGACTTGATGTGTGCTTCGAGGCTACGATGGTGATGATTATCGCTGGTACTATTGCCGGACTGATTCCGGCTTATAAGGCCAGCCGCATCAGACCTATTGAGGCTTTGAGGGCTGATTAG
- a CDS encoding ABC transporter ATP-binding protein encodes MIHLENVNKTYFGAQPLHVLKGINLDIEAGEFVSIMGASGSGKSTLLNILGILDNYDSGLYTLNGVRIWNLSERKAAEYRNHMIGFIFQSFNLISFKNAVENVELPLFYQGVSRKKRHTLAMEYLERLGLKEWADHYPNELSGGQKQRVAIARALITKPQMILADEPTGALDSKTSVEVMQLLKDLNAQEHITQVIVTHDPGVAEQTNRIIRIKDGIIE; translated from the coding sequence ATGATACATTTAGAAAACGTAAACAAGACTTATTTCGGCGCTCAGCCTCTGCACGTGTTGAAAGGTATCAACCTTGATATTGAGGCAGGTGAGTTCGTCTCTATCATGGGTGCCTCAGGATCGGGCAAATCAACCTTGCTGAATATTCTGGGCATCCTGGATAACTACGACTCAGGGCTCTACACCCTGAATGGCGTGCGTATCTGGAACCTCTCCGAACGCAAGGCTGCCGAGTACCGTAATCACATGATTGGATTCATATTCCAGTCCTTTAATCTCATCTCGTTTAAGAATGCCGTGGAAAATGTGGAGTTGCCACTCTTTTATCAGGGTGTGTCGCGTAAGAAGCGACACACCCTTGCCATGGAGTATCTGGAGAGATTGGGACTGAAAGAGTGGGCCGACCACTATCCCAACGAGCTCTCTGGCGGACAGAAACAGCGTGTGGCCATAGCCCGTGCGCTGATTACCAAGCCTCAGATGATTCTGGCCGACGAGCCTACAGGTGCGCTCGACTCGAAGACATCCGTAGAGGTGATGCAGCTCCTTAAAGACCTGAATGCCCAGGAGCATATCACACAGGTCATCGTGACCCACGACCCGGGCGTGGCCGAGCAAACCAACCGCATTATCAGAATAAAGGATGGAATTATTGAATGA
- a CDS encoding efflux RND transporter periplasmic adaptor subunit, with protein sequence MKKYFKLVIAAIVALIFIGTFVFLWQKSQPKEVQYSEFATSMDSIRKTTIITGKIEPRNEVNVKPQISGIIAELMKQPGDRVEQGEVIAKVKVIPDMGQLSSAESRVRLADINLKQVETDYARTKNLHDQKLVSDEDYEKARQQLKQAQEEKAAAVDALQVVRDGVSKSNASASSTLIRSTISGIILDIPVKVGNSVINSNTFNDGTTIATVANMNDLIFRGNIDETEVGQLAIGVPMKITIGALQDLQFDATLEYISPKATESNGANQFEIKAAVIVPSDGKIRSGYSANAEIVLAEANNVLCVPESSIEFVGDSTFVYLVKGEGKQKTYERQIVVTGLSDGVNIEIKQGLKKDQKVRGPQIIAEDDKNE encoded by the coding sequence ATGAAAAAGTATTTCAAACTGGTCATCGCTGCCATCGTGGCGTTGATTTTTATTGGAACCTTCGTGTTCCTCTGGCAGAAAAGCCAACCCAAGGAAGTTCAGTACTCTGAGTTTGCAACGAGTATGGACAGTATCCGCAAAACCACTATCATTACAGGTAAGATAGAACCTCGTAATGAAGTGAATGTGAAACCGCAGATTAGCGGTATCATTGCCGAACTGATGAAACAACCCGGCGACCGCGTGGAGCAGGGAGAGGTGATTGCAAAGGTAAAAGTGATTCCCGACATGGGACAGCTGTCGAGTGCGGAGAGCCGTGTGCGTCTGGCTGACATCAACCTGAAGCAGGTGGAAACCGACTATGCGCGCACGAAGAACCTGCACGACCAGAAACTGGTGAGCGATGAGGACTATGAGAAGGCGCGTCAGCAGTTGAAACAGGCACAGGAAGAAAAGGCTGCTGCCGTGGATGCCCTGCAGGTGGTGCGCGATGGCGTGTCAAAGTCGAATGCCTCAGCATCATCAACATTGATTCGCTCTACTATTAGCGGTATCATCCTGGATATTCCCGTCAAAGTGGGTAACTCGGTGATCAATTCGAATACCTTCAATGATGGTACGACCATTGCTACCGTTGCTAATATGAACGACCTCATCTTCCGTGGAAATATTGATGAGACCGAGGTGGGACAACTGGCTATTGGCGTGCCTATGAAGATTACTATCGGTGCTCTGCAGGATTTGCAGTTTGATGCTACGTTGGAATACATCTCGCCAAAGGCAACAGAAAGTAACGGTGCTAATCAGTTTGAAATTAAGGCTGCTGTGATTGTTCCTTCAGATGGGAAAATCCGCTCTGGCTATAGCGCTAATGCGGAGATTGTGTTAGCTGAGGCAAACAATGTACTCTGTGTGCCAGAGAGTTCTATTGAATTTGTCGGTGATTCTACTTTCGTTTATCTGGTGAAGGGTGAGGGAAAACAGAAGACTTACGAGCGCCAGATTGTAGTCACCGGTCTTAGTGATGGCGTAAATATCGAGATTAAGCAGGGCTTGAAGAAAGACCAGAAGGTGCGTGGCCCTCAGATTATTGCCGAAGACGACAAAAATGAATAA